The genomic stretch CACAGTTGTGTAATGGTATAAAACCCTCCTATGCACTGAAGCATACAAGAGCCATTAATGCTAATTGTACTAAATTAGGGTCTGTTTCAATCTTCAAGGTTGAAGGATGAAAGAAAGATGTGAAGGGAATGACACAGAACCATGTCGTCCAACATCTTTGTACttaaagcagcttcatcacttcatgTAAATTATTTATGTGTCTACGAAACTTTCAGACATAACTGAAAGATCAGTCAGCATATGTTATAACTGGTTCACCCAGCAAAGTTAAAGGGATGCTTGTAAGATGTATTGCCTGTGGCCACAATTGTTGAAGACAAttgcagcttgtttttgttttcttaccaATCAGCTATTGAAGCTTCCTTTCCTCTCGCCAGTTTTGCCAGTAAAATTTAGTTAGTAATTTTAGCACAGGGCCTCTCCTAACTTTCTCAGTAAGCTACTGCCAAACTGGAACCTTTGAGACTGCAACAAAGaaatgaattgtttttttcaagtATGTAcagtcagtgttgtgtgtgtgtgtgtgtgtgtagccttgCACCCTCAAACACTAAACATGAGccttgtgtgtgttgctttctTGTGAGGTAAACCAGCCTATGTGAGCTCTTAAAGCTGCTGTATATGAACAGCAGTGACTAATCTTCTCACCGAAGGCTCCACGTCTGTCTGCTGAGAAATGTAGGCCGTGAGAAGAAGGCAGTCACAAAACCATCTGTGCAGCACATGCATGCTATCTCATACAcgtacctgcacacacagttttCACTCTGATTGTCTTTCACCTTCAGCTTCCCTTTGTTTATGGAACTCTGGCCCATTTTACTCAGAGGGTATTTTAATTCTGTTCTACTTATTAGGTGTTAATTTCAGTGCGCTGTCACAGTTAGTTACAGTGTGACCTGTTTTGACTGAACCCaggaagcattttttttttactaaaggTACGTTCAAGTCTTAATGATATAAGAGTAAACGAGTACCAAAGAAGTTTATTGTCCTTATCACTGAAATGTTTTGCTTCTGGGACATCAACACGGCATGTATGGACGACCATATTATTTGCATCTTTTGTGTTGTGTACAGGTGTATATATAAGGAATTATTGTAAATGACTTTCAGTCTCATGTGGACTGAGGCCACATTCCTCTCATCAGATGCTCAGTAAAATGTTTCTAAATATGCTTTTTATTTGCATTGAGACTGTGTTAATCTGTTATCCCTGCTATCTCAACGCTCTACTGGCTAATCCACTGCACACTAAGCAGCTTTCACAGAGAGATCGGGATAGGTCAATCTGCCTGTTTCGGCTTGCTTTCATACCAGTTTACTTTTTATTTGCTCTGGCAGGTTTAGCAGGTTACTACTCTCTTTCTCACCAACTGTAGACATTTTATGTCTTTTCTGAATTCactgtatttttaattttacaataTTGCCTGTGAGGCACCAgcttgtatttgtatttgtcttATTGACTCACTGTTTCGTCCTTGTGAATACAGGTGTCTCCTCTGCCACCTTGTTGCACTCAAAGTCCCTGCGGGGCCACAGAGACTGCTTTGAGAAATGTCACCTCATTGCCAACCAGAAGCTGTCACGCTCCAAGGTCTCCCGAAGTGCCTACGAGGGCATGAAACTGGCCCTCAGCCAAAAACTGAACCGCATCATCCAATATGCCCAGAACAAAGACTCCGTTTCCTCCAGTGGCTCCACTAGACGGGGGGCCAAGCTTCTTTGTTACAGCCAGCAGAGTGAGCGCAAGCTGCTACCCCAGTCAGATGCCCAGGTGCCCCGCTATGCACCCCGCTGGGATATGGGCAAAACAACAGGGTTGCCTGATTACACGATGGGGATGCTGGAGTGCcacacagcagaggagctggggctgctgcagcagccacaatCTGACGTTTGGTCCAGTAATGACAGGAAAAGCCGGCACAGCCAGAACCATTCTTCAGGAGGACAGGCGCAGGGCCACAGCAGAGATGAATGTGAGCTCTGATATTAGACTCTCTTTTTCCACCCACAACTTTGGTAAACTTTTTTTGCCAGTGTGTAACTGTAGTAGTGATACAAAGTTTGCCTTTTTCCTTTCCAGAAGAATGAACAGTGTAAACAATATGAACAGCAGTGCTCATCTGCCTCTCTTCTGCCTTCTCTATCTTGTTCATTCTGAGATTTTAAAAACCTCACAGCACACCAGACCAGGAGACACTTTTTTACTCTGTCCTTCATCTCCTTCTTTGCTATGATCTCTCCGGAGAAAAGTTAATTTCACTATAACCTCGAGATAGACTGTGTCCTTGGCTTTCTCATGTCTCGTCTCCACTAAAGCTGCTTATGTCTGCAGATCCTGCAGGAATATGGGAGAGCTTTTTTAAGCCCTCATTTAAAATTCAGTGCTCTTAAATGAGCAACAACAGGGTATTCACAGGCACACCATTTATTCTGTGCATCTCTACATATCTCTGTATATAGTAAGAATATGTACGAATTAGTAGCTAAATGACAAACTGATTCTGTACCTCACATACTAAtacagtttattttcttttagtgACTAAAATGAGTGTGGATGAGCTCCATCAGCTGAATGCCCAGCTACTGCTACAGATTCAAAGTAAGTGGTTATTAGTTGCAATCTTTAACTAAATGTTTAGCACTCAGCCTTGAATATTTTacataaaacatttttgtcAGCTTCAATATATGTAATGAGATTTTGGTTGTATACATTAACTGAGTGTACCCAGTCTGTGTGAGCTCACAAGAGTCAGAACATAAGACTTAATAAAGTAAAAGCCAATGTGGACTGGAAGGCTTCCAGTCAACACATCACGTCTTTCCATGTGACCAGCGACATTGAATGGCACACTGTGCAGCACTCCCTCACGAACTGTCTGTTCACACCATTCATTATCTgttagagctattgtttgtcacacacacactgcagcagctaaACAACAAGTATCTTTACATTTGTTCATGACGAAGGTCAAGCACCCCCTGTACCATGGATAACACATTGCATAGGCATCATTGTGAGCGCTTGGCACACTCTGGTTTAGTTGACAATTAGCCATTGATAACACCGATAACTATTTTAAGAAACACCCTTGATATTTCATCATTCAGTCTTCAGTGCATGAGTGTAGTCGTCATTCACCATTCGGATGCATATTTATTCACCCTTCATGAGCCATAACGTCCACATGCAATTTTTTCATTGATTCAGTCAAAACAGGTTATTGCTCATCCAAAATCATTTGGAAGGCCACACATACTCATGCATTGTATGATGATGTACAGTTCTTTTCATTTTGGTGTGTTGTCAACCTTTTGACAAGTGTGTTTATTGGCTGCATTATGTTTGTTTCTCCCTGTTACAAGTTGACCTTGTGTGTGAAGGACAGTGCTGattcctcctttcctccttaCAGAGGTCTTCGAGGAGCTGACGGCTGCTGTGCAGGAGAAAGACTCACTTGCATCAGAGCTGCATGTGCGTCACATTGCCATTGAGCAGCTTTTCAAGAATTGTGCCAAGCTGCCCTGGCTGCACATTAGCAGGGCCGGGGTCAAGGCCAGTAGCAGTGGTGGACCTGTGGAGTGAAGTGCTGCAAGgcagcagcaggcaggaaagggtttctgtctctgctgcagagaaggagaagaagaacgCTTCAGCACGCAGGATTCCGCaaggctgaaaacaaacaccttAATGTATACTGAGTGACTTTTACAACACTTTGGTGACATTTTTCGCTCTGCATTAGAGCTGCATAAAGGCCTGAGATGACATGATCTCCATTTTGCTGGTTGCAGCGATGATGCAAGGATTAATGGTGGTTTGCAATTAAATTGCTAGTCTGGTATGTGACCTGAATTAATCCCAATCCAGGCTGCATGTAAATACCAGGTGCAAAGGGGCACAGAGGTTTGTGGCATTGGAACTGGATGAGGATGTGTTCCCAATGGACTAAAATGGACAATTTCTGGATGTTGGTTCTCTTTAATTTTGATTACATTGCTCTCAcatatttcagtttttattgttctATTGCATTTGTTGCAGATGCAGTTCCAATCATGGATATTTAAATATGGGTGTTAGCACAGTTAAATGCTCCTACATAATTTATCTGATGCTTTTCTGTAGCATGTGATAAGATACAGTACTTCATAAGGTATAAAACAGATCATGCCCCTCAGATTTATAACATTAGCCACGACCAATaaaagggtttcatttttgtccCAGTGAGTTTGTTCAGCTGCATGCTGACATTCTTATGGCTTAAAATCCTGAGTTTGTAACTTGCCTTCAAATTTGACAGTTGACAGCATGATAGTTTGTGATACTTTGTAAATGATATACATTTAATAGAAGTGTAAAAGTCCTGGGGAAATCAGTGTAAAGTATAAAGCCTTTCACACATGTTAAAAGTACAAAAGCATCACTACTACAAAGACAACTCAACAATCATTGGAAGTGTAAGTGTTGAACTCCTTATACtggctgtggatgtttttgtttgtagtgATGTTGATTATTTTGGGAGTGTCCCAGAACATAGCTAGTGGAAATACGTTATTATACACTTAAAGTGAcagatatttaattttaaattcaGCCTCTAGGTTTCTGGTAAAGACTATTGCTGATGAGATTTACAAAACTGTTGTCAGTTGTATAGTTGCTGAGCACAAGTATTATGAAGAAATATACACAGAATCAGCACTGTCAGAAGAGGAACTATTGAAACACAACTTAAGCTGCCAAACCAAAgtctgtatttgtttgtttgtaaatgAACTACAAGTATTTGAATTAGATATTGTTAGCAATTGAAGATGCAATACCAAATTACTTTTAAAATGTAGGCCTCATACTGAACAGTCCTCTAAACACAGTGAAATTTAGTCTAAAGTGTACACAATGTATGCTTTATGATTTATTTGTCCTTCATGTTCAGTGTTTGTTGCCCTCTCTCATATTGATGCATGAGAGGTGAGTTGATGTCATAGCAATACAAACAGGATAGATTAGTCGACTGTGCCTGTGGAGGTCCCTAACGTTTGGTTAAAGATAGGTGGTAGGGATGGTACAGTTTTGGTTACCACTTTATTCAGGAACCCTATGCAAGAAAGAAACAAGTAGATCAGAAGCCTTATCAAGTAGAAAATATCTAAGAGAATATTGGTTATCTCAGTTTTACTCCAAGGAGATCACAGAAATAGTTGAGTATAATAAATTGGGGAAGACAAGGTGATTATCAGATTGATGTCTATAAAAACTCAGCATTGTTGGTGTATCTCTCTTGCTTTCTCTTTGTAAGAGATTTGATGTTCACCCTTTTTAAGGGTGTAAAGAAAGATTTTAGCTCCATTTTGGTTTTATTTGAACAGTTTGGATCTGTGTGCTTGTATTTACAAGAATGCaaaattaagttttttttatgtgtgttttaattatgaatgccgtgtttttgttttttttgtatacaGTGGAAACATGCCTGAGCCCATGCCTCTGCTTAggctgcctgtttgtggttatcTGATTTTGCCTGTGTCATTATCTTTTACTGGACATGTAAACACTTGTTACACTTTTAGACTTTACTcttcttcatttgtttttatttttagtgagCCTGCATCTGTGGTGTTTGGTGTCCTACATCCTATTTATCATATGTGTGTTCATGGACCTTTATGCGCTGTGTGATTTGTGCTGAAATGAcagtttttttctcattttataaaataaaactatttttaCTACATACTGACTGCTGGAGGGGCTAACATTGGTAAAGCTGTTGGTATTGGTGGTGTGCTTGgttaattatattatatatgtttttcaCAGAATAGAGGCAgctgctgcatttcttttctcGTCAGAAAAATTCAGTTTTCAGATGGCATAAACAATAGCAGTATTTTTGTACATAGAGATTTGGCGCCTCTTAGTGGACAAAATGAGTAAGTTAAAAATGAACTGTTGTCATATCCGGGATCTATGCCCGTTGATTGTGTTATggtaaacatgacaaaaactctATTAATTGCGATCGGATTTTAAACAATCAATATCAGTATTTGTTAATAATCAGTTAATTGCTAATATTGTAATATTAACAGATGTGATTAAGATTAGATTTCATGCTGCTACAGGCCAAAACGAAGCATAATCATAACAGTACAGAGTACATCATATGTGTTACATGTCCTGACATTAAATATGTACAAAATGCCCATAACTTTATAGTGAAAATACCGTATGTATTTGTAAAATTGCAATTTTTTTCAAGATGTATGATAAATTACGTCATTGTTGCCATCACGTGAAAAAAACGCGTGTATGACGCCGTGAGTCATAACAGTAATAAGTGACTCATCATTGACAGGCATATGGTCAACCAATGAATGAGCTGTGTTAGCCAGCTTGGAACCAATGAAATTGTTGTGTGGGCGGGGATTTCTTTGTAAAGGGCGGGGCCAGTGGACGACGCTCACGGGTGCTTCTATTGCCAACTTCTACCAGCCATTGATTTTTATCCCAGACACGGAGGGAGAATACAAGTCCAGGTAAGACGAGCTGTTTACATTATCGTGTATGATTATATTATTAAAATTCCTCCAATATATCAGTATGAACTCTTGACAACCGTtgcgttttttttaaaaaaagctgctaTGTTTTTTAGCAGCATGAGGCTGTTAGCATTAATTTAGCGCGTTAGATGAGTAGCTAATGCTAATAGCCTCACGGGGAATAATACCAAACGTTAGTAAGCATTCACCACGAGGATGGAATTACCCAGTAAGCTTTATTATTCATCAGAGTAACCCGAGCTAAGCTTCTGCTTTCTAAATACTTCCGAGGGGATTGATGTATTATCGTGTGCCATCGTTAGCTCAACTTGAAAGCTCACTGCGTATGTTCGCCCATGTTGTGGATAACCGGAATATGTCATAGCCCACCATAGCCCGCCTTTCTGGGACACCGCTATCGTTAGTCCGTTAACTTAAGCAGATCACATCAAAAAGCAAATCAAACCTTTGCAGGGCTGatttaggcttgtgcaaaatcgtatcgtgtgcaattaatcgtcagaaaaactgtaatcgattaatatttgccacttatcgattacggcgattagtgcctcgtcatgatgacgcatttttgtgtgcggcgtagtctcaccatcacccgcgcacatgtgagcccacaataacaataaaaagacagtggtgttcagttaaataatgcggagcagcacgtttctaacataagttcaacgtctgtcaccataagcccgagcacgaagaaagcgcaacgaggacacaacactacactacagctgtatatagtgccgcgacatgcattaggtgacgcgtgtagcgttggttgttgccatagtaactgaatttttgctcgtatcaaaggaataaactccgatctttatttacggactccatagcaacataggaaacattacaacagcgaagtctcctccagcagatattggaaagaatcccactcagccgagaatccgcgatacgtttagtcattgtgctccttacgaccaaacgaagcgctggaagaacgtaatgtaggttgatttgcacagacacacatttaaatgtgaaattgtccggtttgtttgtttgtttgttttttctgctgctgttctacagtctgagtgaaaacatgcactagtgtgggacatattccagtcacaggttcatttgcgcagacacattttttaacttgaaataatcactgatgtgacttttctgaactttgtttgtctatttgtctgtttaattttaatgttgacatgctttgtgaccttaagataaaaacatttgaaggacaaagttactttaaatgtttgcttcattattattttgaagcagtttgtgcctcaatattatcaatacatatttccatggctggttggtgcctactcaccagcttagcctgttgtgaatgaagtagttaacttgactgatgatttgtcggtatcatgctagaacactgtgtcaatttagagtcaaaaacatgtaagtgcaactgtcatcaattaatcgtcaaattaatcgttatcggctaaatgccacaattaatcgtgattaatttttttgccaatatcacccAACCCTAGGCTGATTTGGTTATCTATCGCTATTAAATAGAAATCTTGTTTTCGTGGACTTATAACAATTGTTATCACAGTCAtcaatgttaaaataaaaaaaaaaacattaaataaaatcaaCACACTCTAAGTTTTTAAAAGGGAAATTACgttttaaatataatataggTTAATATATCAGAACTTTTCTTAATCTGGTTTTAATATGTTTGGACGGGTTTGTTGTGCATGTGTCCATGACAATGCTTTCACAAAAAGACTCAaactaacatttatttttttacagatcAAGCTGACCAAGCGTAATGAAACACGTGTGAAATATGAGGAGAGAGATTGCTGCAGTGGTCTTCTTCCTGAAAAGGCATTTGAAAAGGGGAGAGAAGTTGGAATCGGACAAGATCGAGCTGTTTGCTGAGAGGCTGGCTGTTGCGCTGCAGGAGAAGTTCAAAGGACACTGGTACCCTGAGAACCCCAGCAAAGGACAGGCATACAGGTGCTCTTTATTTTAATGATATGTAGACTAAATGCTTCTGGAGTCGATGCTATACCAAAACATTTCAACAGGAACCCTCTGTCTGCTTGAGCTGAAATCAGTTTTTGGTTTTGCAGGTGCATCCGAGTGAATAGTTTTCACAGGCAGGATCCAGAGCTCCTTCGGGCCTGCCAGGAGAGTGGGCTTCTGTACAGTGACCTGGGACTGCCGCTTGAGCTCACACTGTGGGTAGATCCTGGAGAGGTTTGTTGCAGGTGAGACTGTTTGCAAAAAATGTGACATACCATTGCACTAACAATGTTCAACATTGCAATTTTTAtcagtgtatttgttgcatataGGAACTAGATACAGTCACAGAGGGGAACGTATATGTAGCAATCCTGTTTTAAATTCTACTAGAACATCGATTTACCTGATACaggtgctgctgtgttgtgctTGTTCACCCTCTTTCATTTTTACTAGTGTATTTGGTGTGGAGTGGTAGTCATGTGCTCATTAGAATAATTCCTCCCAGCTGTGTTTGGCCTAATTTTAAGgcctattgatttttttttttgcccgtGTCTTTTTCTAATGGCCAGGTATGGGGAACAAAATCCTTGCTTCTCAGTGGCTAATTTCTCTAgtgatgagaagaagaagaacgacAAAGATGTCGCAAAGAAGGTGACCAGTGCTCTTGAGAGGGTGACGTCAGACTACCACTCGGGGTCTTCTGATGAGGAGAGCACACGGTCTTCTCCTCTCACCATCCCCAACTATCGCTCTTCTTACCAGGTATTGTATTCCAGAATTTCTGTGTGCCAGGACAATCGGAATGCTTTTCCCTGCTTTTATATTGGGCTATAAGCTGAGGGCAACTTTTTAAAATGaacttttttgctttttttaagacGTTGAATCCAGCAGCTCCCACGTGGCATCCCAAAAAGATGGTACCAGGGAAAAGTCACGTCCTTCCACGGCCTCATTATGGCTACAAACCTCACAGCAGAGCCCCTCATGCATTCAGGAATACTCTGTGGGTCCCCCCTGTGTATAGAGGAGGACCTGGTCACTGGGACACAAACCAAAATATGGCACATTGTTAAGTTAGACATCATTGTGCATTTGTCACACTGGACATCAAACCTGCAGACAACTTTAAGATGAATGAccaatgttttttaaatatgaaattTTTATAGGCAATTGTTTTTGACAAACGTCTTTTTGCACTTTAGACTATTTGTTATAGTTTCAGTAAATCACTTGTATTGAATTAGATATTGGAATTGGAATTCTACACATGTAGTCTTGAAGTACTGTATTTTTACTATGGGAGATGTTCATATATGGCACCTACTGTCCTTTGTGataaattgttttatttattcatagtGAAGAATTGTCAGATATGTAGACTTAAGATAATGGAATTTTATTAAACATTTGAAAGCATCACAACGTTTTGTTGTTTTGGCATTTACTGAGTAAAAGTACTCAAGTGAAATGGTGTGTTTTCCCCTTTGACAACTGCCAGTTACTGTAatcttaaatatgttttttggcATAACCTGGCACCACAAATGGAATCTGAGTCCCATCTATTGGTGGTTTTGCAGTTGGTTAGTTATTACTATGAGCAGGTGTTTTTAATTTTGGGTGAAGAGACTCTTTCAGGCTCCACATTAACATGGTGTAATAAGTATTGTCTGTGGTTGGCATCTGTTCACATATGTAAAGGCTGTAATGGTGACATCACCTACAGGGAGGTCCTCTGGAGAGACATAGTACTGAGTTCAAGGACACAGAACCATCCAGAGCATTAGTTAATATGCAAGGAGGATGCCTTTATCATTTAACCAAACCGGTGTGAGGAAATAATGCTTGTGTTGGACTCCCAGTGTGGGAACTTTGTATGCCTGGGTGAGTCTTTATAATATAGATATGGCAAAGATTGACAATAAACATGCATTGTatgaaaaattaaattaaattttacaTCAAAAATCAAACGAACATTGTGAAGACAAAGTtataaagtaattcttaattGTAAACATCGGAGCCTTTCCTCCATAAACCCTGCTGATGCAGCGGgttgctgccagcagagggcgtcGTTGgatgaagaataaaaaaaccCGTCCTATCACGTGACAGCCTGCGGCGCGCTCCGCTGTGCACCTGCACAgagcggaggaggaggcggagtaGGAGGCGGAGTAGAGTTTGGATGCTTCGGCGGAGCTGCGCTGCTGCTTCTCACTCGAATCCAGCATAAGTTCTGCGACCAAGTTTCACTGCGGAAGTGCTGGAATAACTGGGACAGACATGGAGCTTTGGACGGCCCGGTTCTGCTGCGCACTGCTGGGTCTCGTTGCAGGTAAGTTTCCCGATGGACGTCAGGCCACTTTGGTTCCGACGTTTTGTGTTTTTTCGTTAAAACGGCAGCGAGCAGTCTCCCCGAGTGGTCAGTCGTTAGCCATTGATGTTAACATGGAAACTTGCCTTTCCGACGACTTAACAGTGCGGTTAACTTTAGGTAATGTTTCATTACTTCAACTCGGTGCTTATTATTATCTGTCTGTGCCTAAAAATCCAATGAAACATTCCGACACAAGATGAGTTTAGTTCGCTAGCACCAAAGAGCACGCGCGATGTGGGAGCTCGTTTAAATTAGTAAAACTACAGCAAAGTTAGCTCATCTGTAAATTAATTCATTTGAATAATTAAAAATCCAAATCCAAAAAGAAACAGTAACATATAAAGATGGCTAACGATTCCAtgtgtttttatacatttcATCTAAACACCCCCAAATGACTCCTGTAGCTTGGTTTACTTTTCTCATCATCTAACCTGTGTTGAGGCTAATTTTCATACTCGGACTGAACACACCGATATTTGTCTGTGGACTTTGTATCTTTGTATTTTCCTGTGTCGCCTTCTTCTGCTTTGTAACACAAGGCTGATCCTCTTTTAAACCTGTGGCTGCCTGACCTCaaagtgcccccccccccaaaaaaaaaagaaatccatcATACGTCATATTATttatatgttgttgttattaATTCTACACGGTTCACCTTCAGGGTGACTCCTCACCTGAGACGG from Parambassis ranga chromosome 14, fParRan2.1, whole genome shotgun sequence encodes the following:
- the btg3 gene encoding protein BTG3, whose product is MRREIAAVVFFLKRHLKRGEKLESDKIELFAERLAVALQEKFKGHWYPENPSKGQAYRCIRVNSFHRQDPELLRACQESGLLYSDLGLPLELTLWVDPGEVCCRYGEQNPCFSVANFSSDEKKKNDKDVAKKVTSALERVTSDYHSGSSDEESTRSSPLTIPNYRSSYQTLNPAAPTWHPKKMVPGKSHVLPRPHYGYKPHSRAPHAFRNTLWVPPVYRGGPGHWDTNQNMAHC
- the c14h21orf91 gene encoding protein EURL homolog; its protein translation is MDEEEQFVNIDLNDDNICSVCKLETETGTLSFCHVCFELSIEGVSSATLLHSKSLRGHRDCFEKCHLIANQKLSRSKVSRSAYEGMKLALSQKLNRIIQYAQNKDSVSSSGSTRRGAKLLCYSQQSERKLLPQSDAQVPRYAPRWDMGKTTGLPDYTMGMLECHTAEELGLLQQPQSDVWSSNDRKSRHSQNHSSGGQAQGHSRDELTKMSVDELHQLNAQLLLQIQKVFEELTAAVQEKDSLASELHVRHIAIEQLFKNCAKLPWLHISRAGVKASSSGGPVE